In a single window of the Pseudodesulfovibrio profundus genome:
- a CDS encoding IS5 family transposase (programmed frameshift): MQKRHALRDDQWDKIKEYLPGKQSDCGVTAKDNRLFIDAVMWIGKTGAPWRDLPESYGKWSSVHKRFIRWAKKGVWQMIFNTLAVDADTEWLMIDSTIVRAHQHSAGGKGAPPQQSVGKSRGGFSTKVHAATDALGCPTKFILTPGNTADCSMAIPLIEGQAAEHVLADKGYDSDEIVMAIEAMNANPVVPPRSHRKTRRTYDKHLYKERSAIECMFGNLKQFRRIATRYDKLATSYLAFVYVGAMWLWLK, encoded by the exons GTGCAAAAAAGACACGCTCTACGCGACGATCAGTGGGATAAAATCAAAGAATATCTTCCAGGAAAACAAAGTGACTGCGGTGTAACTGCAAAAGATAACAGGCTATTCATTGATGCAGTCATGTGGATTGGCAAGACAGGGGCGCCTTGGCGAGATTTGCCAGAAAGCTATGGCAAGTGGTCTTCGGTCCATAAGAGATTTATCCGCTGGGCCAAGAAAGGTGTATGGCAAATGATCTTCAACACGCTTGCGGTAGACGCTGATACTGAATGGCTCATGATTGACAGCACAATAGTGCGAGCTCATCAGCATTCGGCTGGCGGAAAGGGGGCACCTCC CCAGCAGTCGGTGGGGAAATCTAGAGGAGGGTTTTCAACGAAAGTCCATGCTGCCACAGATGCTCTCGGATGTCCAACTAAATTCATATTAACACCTGGAAATACAGCGGATTGCAGTATGGCGATTCCGCTTATTGAAGGACAGGCTGCCGAGCATGTCCTTGCTGATAAGGGCTATGATTCAGATGAAATTGTAATGGCAATTGAAGCCATGAATGCCAATCCGGTTGTCCCTCCTCGCTCTCACAGAAAGACAAGGCGAACATATGACAAACATCTCTATAAGGAGCGAAGTGCTATAGAGTGTATGTTTGGAAATTTAAAACAGTTTCGAAGGATTGCAACACGATACGACAAGCTGGCGACGTCCTATCTTGCTTTCGTGTACGTAGGAGCAATGTGGCTGTGGCTGAAGTGA
- a CDS encoding SNF2-related protein yields MLKRLFRIAIPITQRSYLVQPQTKFLLDAKIVDFNAFRDEIDELKKNGPQHPFVLIGTYTGLRPSKEERNNLKRPPEDTPSKSKKAQLLRELRHWTEDHYPFDMVIFDEAHYMRNQATTTFHLGECLSTNARSVLCVSATPVNNTNIDLHSLLRLIDEEFFATQSVFDELIDVNRPTVQLGNALAQSIIDETAITQAVSEMAKSQYINKSPLFEKLLGRVDNHSEICYTSWQEVGSAKKTRSTRRSVG; encoded by the coding sequence TTGCTCAAACGACTTTTTCGCATTGCCATACCGATAACCCAAAGGAGTTATCTGGTACAGCCCCAAACCAAATTTCTTCTTGATGCAAAAATAGTTGATTTCAATGCCTTTAGAGATGAAATTGACGAACTGAAAAAAAATGGCCCTCAACATCCATTTGTATTGATTGGGACGTACACTGGGCTTCGTCCATCAAAAGAAGAACGGAACAACCTCAAACGCCCTCCGGAAGATACACCAAGTAAATCGAAGAAGGCACAACTTCTCCGAGAACTCCGACACTGGACAGAAGACCATTATCCATTTGACATGGTCATCTTTGATGAGGCGCACTACATGCGTAATCAAGCAACAACAACTTTTCATCTTGGAGAATGCCTATCCACCAATGCACGATCCGTGCTTTGTGTTTCTGCAACTCCAGTCAACAATACCAACATAGATCTTCACAGCCTACTTAGACTTATCGATGAAGAATTTTTCGCAACCCAAAGTGTGTTCGACGAATTAATCGATGTAAACAGACCGACTGTACAATTAGGAAATGCTCTCGCACAATCCATCATAGACGAGACCGCCATTACTCAGGCTGTCTCCGAAATGGCCAAAAGCCAATACATAAATAAATCCCCACTTTTTGAAAAATTACTAGGGCGTGTCGACAATCATTCTGAGATTTGCTATACTTCTTGGCAGGAGGTTGGCAGTGCAAAAAAGACACGCTCTACGCGACGATCAGTGGGATAA
- a CDS encoding IS5 family transposase: protein MLLFLHPKEEGMAIRQKGPRLGDYFLGHRRTKTTFLDEINELIDWQPINAFLCKKIRRKANAVGNPAYPPLAMFKILLLQRWYNLSDPGVEQALLDRLSFVRFTGFSIEDDVPDETTICRFRNGLIRLKVLDSLLDMLNRQLEGQGLLVREGAVVDASVVESQRRPRKVIDVMPEDRSEDAEEQDGPVDCRVSYSDDEEAAWLRKRNRAYYGYKLHAATDSRDGFLLCGHITPANHSDTGEFERLVNGVGLDPGARVYADKGYCSGKNRDILFDRDLEDGTMDKTPRGGRLTDFEKTRNRDISSIRQIVERAFGTLKRGYAFFRSRYVGREKVEGEFHILAMAFNLKKAVRLARA, encoded by the coding sequence ATGCTATTATTTCTCCATCCAAAGGAGGAAGGCATGGCTATTCGGCAGAAAGGACCTCGGTTGGGTGATTACTTCCTGGGGCACCGCAGAACCAAGACCACATTTCTGGATGAGATCAACGAACTCATCGACTGGCAGCCCATCAACGCCTTTCTGTGCAAGAAGATCAGGCGCAAGGCCAACGCCGTGGGCAATCCCGCCTATCCGCCTCTGGCGATGTTCAAGATTCTGCTCTTGCAGCGTTGGTACAACCTGAGTGATCCGGGCGTGGAGCAGGCGCTGCTCGACCGGCTCTCCTTTGTCAGATTTACCGGTTTTTCCATCGAGGACGACGTGCCGGACGAGACCACCATATGCCGTTTCCGTAACGGTTTGATCCGCCTGAAGGTGCTGGACTCCTTGCTCGACATGCTTAACCGCCAGCTTGAAGGACAAGGGCTTCTTGTCCGTGAGGGAGCCGTGGTGGACGCCTCGGTAGTCGAGTCGCAGCGGCGGCCGCGCAAGGTTATCGACGTGATGCCTGAGGACCGTTCCGAGGACGCCGAAGAACAGGATGGGCCGGTGGACTGCCGGGTCAGCTATTCGGATGACGAGGAGGCGGCCTGGCTCCGCAAGAGAAATCGGGCCTATTACGGCTACAAGCTCCATGCCGCGACGGACAGTCGAGACGGGTTTCTGCTCTGTGGTCACATCACTCCCGCGAACCATTCGGACACGGGCGAATTCGAGCGGCTCGTGAATGGCGTCGGCCTTGATCCCGGCGCACGGGTTTATGCGGACAAGGGCTATTGCAGCGGGAAGAACCGGGACATTCTGTTTGATCGCGATTTGGAGGACGGAACCATGGACAAGACGCCTCGTGGCGGCAGGCTGACAGACTTCGAAAAGACCCGCAACCGTGACATCAGCAGCATTCGGCAAATAGTCGAGCGGGCCTTCGGCACACTCAAACGTGGCTACGCATTCTTTCGGTCCCGATACGTGGGTCGTGAGAAGGTGGAGGGAGAGTTCCACATCCTCGCCATGGCGTTCAATTTGAAAAAAGCTGTTCGACTGGCGCGAGCCTGA
- a CDS encoding IS3 family transposase (programmed frameshift), whose protein sequence is MTKSSKRRKHSDKFKAKVALEAIRGVKTLAQLAAEYKVHPNQISTWKRQLLENVDDIFSSGKKAKSQEEITAPLFEEIGRLKMDIKWLEKKLSLPLEVRRQWIKPDREYSIRRQCKLAGISRSGFYYKPVAESDENLALMRLIDEQYLRQPDYGSPRMTDWLRTQGHQVNHKRVERLMQMMGLQAITPGPHTSVPNPEHPVFPYLLKGVAIERKNQVWSADITYIPMQRGFLYLVAVIDWWSRFVLAWELSNSMDSSFCVDALNKALRISTPEVFNTDQGAQFTSREFTGVLQSKGIAISMDGKGRAIDNVFIERLWWTVKYEDIYPRAYCDGIELYHGLTRYFRYYNEERGHSSLDKRTPADVYRGNLNVH, encoded by the exons ATGACAAAGAGCAGCAAAAGACGGAAACATTCGGACAAGTTTAAGGCCAAGGTCGCACTTGAGGCGATTCGTGGCGTGAAGACGCTTGCGCAACTGGCTGCGGAGTACAAAGTGCACCCCAATCAGATTTCCACGTGGAAGCGGCAGCTCCTTGAGAATGTCGATGACATCTTTTCCAGTGGCAAGAAAGCCAAAAGCCAGGAGGAGATAACCGCACCGTTATTTGAGGAGATCGGTCGGCTCAAGATGGACATCAAGTGGCTTGAAAAAAAGTTG AGCCTGCCGCTTGAGGTGCGCCGCCAGTGGATCAAACCAGATCGGGAGTATTCCATCCGGCGGCAATGCAAGTTGGCAGGCATTTCCCGTTCGGGATTTTACTACAAGCCTGTAGCCGAATCCGATGAAAATTTGGCCCTGATGCGTCTGATCGACGAGCAGTACCTGCGTCAGCCTGATTACGGCTCGCCGCGCATGACAGATTGGCTGAGGACACAAGGGCATCAGGTCAACCACAAGCGGGTTGAGCGACTGATGCAGATGATGGGCTTGCAGGCCATTACTCCAGGGCCGCATACGAGTGTCCCCAACCCGGAGCATCCCGTGTTTCCTTATCTGCTGAAAGGAGTTGCCATTGAACGAAAAAATCAAGTCTGGAGCGCTGATATCACCTACATCCCCATGCAGCGCGGCTTTCTGTACCTGGTGGCAGTGATAGACTGGTGGAGCCGCTTCGTGCTGGCTTGGGAGCTATCGAACTCGATGGATAGTTCTTTCTGCGTGGATGCGCTCAACAAGGCTTTGCGCATCTCTACGCCGGAGGTGTTCAACACGGACCAGGGAGCGCAGTTCACGAGTCGTGAATTTACCGGAGTTCTGCAGAGCAAGGGAATTGCAATCAGCATGGACGGCAAAGGTCGCGCAATCGACAACGTCTTCATTGAGCGGCTGTGGTGGACGGTGAAATATGAGGATATTTACCCCAGGGCGTACTGTGATGGGATCGAGCTATACCATGGGCTTACGCGCTATTTTCGGTACTACAACGAGGAGCGCGGTCATTCGTCGTTGGACAAAAGAACTCCCGCTGACGTATACAGGGGCAACTTGAATGTTCATTGA
- a CDS encoding Abi-alpha family protein: MVDPETTKDTLETVKSVSETTSKALDVTEKLGGFIAQYVGGSLEQAMGIIEDKLKYLRWERQLRLIVRVQELAKEHDVEVVTRPIPLKMAIPLFEAASLEEEDYLQDLWAKLLLNASNAESKVNLHRSYINILEQITYLEARILKTIYDLEFSVSDGVDIATSKLPDEASIEVDFDSINPSPDSIIDPTDDVKAALANLARLRCLALPTSFNGKEIFHHANPTLLGRRFVDACSV, from the coding sequence ATGGTAGACCCGGAAACTACGAAAGATACGCTGGAAACCGTCAAGTCTGTTTCGGAAACCACATCAAAAGCCCTTGATGTGACAGAAAAACTTGGTGGCTTCATCGCTCAATATGTTGGTGGCTCATTAGAGCAAGCGATGGGGATAATCGAAGATAAATTGAAGTACCTTCGGTGGGAACGGCAGCTGAGGTTAATTGTCCGAGTACAAGAGCTTGCCAAGGAGCATGACGTGGAGGTTGTTACGAGGCCAATCCCCTTGAAAATGGCGATTCCTCTTTTCGAGGCAGCATCGCTAGAAGAGGAAGATTATCTTCAAGATTTATGGGCAAAGCTCTTGCTCAATGCCTCAAACGCTGAGAGCAAAGTTAATTTGCATAGATCATATATCAATATTCTTGAACAAATTACTTATCTTGAGGCAAGGATATTGAAAACCATTTATGACTTGGAATTTTCAGTTTCAGATGGAGTAGACATCGCTACGAGTAAGCTACCTGATGAAGCTTCTATAGAAGTAGATTTTGATTCTATTAATCCGAGTCCTGACAGCATCATCGACCCGACTGATGACGTCAAAGCTGCTCTTGCAAACTTGGCGCGTCTAAGATGTTTGGCCTTACCAACCTCATTTAATGGAAAAGAAATATTCCATCACGCTAATCCTACTCTCCTTGGCAGAAGGTTCGTGGATGCTTGTTCGGTCTGA
- a CDS encoding ISL3 family transposase — protein sequence MSTSLIYHAFGLRGYDYVRQDFIAGNIILKVQPQDDLIRCPCCRSRNIIRHGFAERWVQTVPIGFKPVWLVIPVQRVGCRNCGVVRLIDIQIAEPRRWYTRAFERYALALAKKMTIQDVADLLGVGWDTIKSIFKRYLFRRFSKPKLGKLRYIAIDEISVRKGQKYLTLVMDLESGAVVFVGEGRSRETLIPFWERLRKTRAKIAAVATDMNAGYISAIMESLPESAIVFDRFHVVKLMNEKITQIRRQLFRELTSPLERKAVKGTRWILLKNPENLDETRDEKERLDEALRLNKPLATAYYLKEDLRQLWSQPDKATAEKVIADWIARAEASDIRPLQVMARTLASHRFGILAYYDHPISSGPIEGTNNKIKTLKRQAYGYRDTELFKLRIMGIHEAKYALAG from the coding sequence ATGTCCACGAGTTTGATCTACCACGCGTTCGGCCTGCGAGGCTACGACTACGTTCGGCAGGATTTCATCGCAGGCAACATTATCCTCAAGGTGCAGCCCCAGGACGACCTGATCCGTTGCCCGTGTTGCCGCTCCAGAAACATCATTCGACACGGTTTTGCTGAGCGCTGGGTCCAGACTGTGCCCATCGGCTTCAAGCCGGTCTGGTTGGTCATTCCCGTACAGCGAGTAGGATGCCGTAATTGCGGCGTTGTCCGTTTGATCGACATTCAGATTGCCGAACCCAGACGCTGGTACACCAGAGCTTTTGAGCGATATGCTCTCGCTTTGGCGAAGAAGATGACCATCCAGGATGTGGCTGACCTGCTCGGCGTTGGTTGGGACACCATCAAATCAATCTTCAAACGGTATCTGTTTCGCCGCTTCTCAAAACCGAAGCTGGGAAAACTCAGGTACATCGCCATCGACGAAATCAGCGTCAGGAAGGGCCAGAAATATCTGACGTTGGTTATGGACCTTGAAAGCGGCGCAGTCGTCTTTGTCGGCGAAGGCCGAAGTCGCGAAACACTTATTCCGTTCTGGGAACGTCTCAGGAAGACAAGAGCCAAGATTGCAGCCGTAGCAACGGACATGAACGCTGGCTACATCAGCGCCATTATGGAAAGTCTGCCGGAATCCGCCATCGTGTTCGACCGGTTTCATGTGGTCAAACTGATGAACGAGAAAATCACCCAGATACGCCGCCAACTCTTTCGGGAACTCACGTCTCCGCTTGAAAGGAAGGCGGTCAAAGGGACGCGATGGATTCTCCTGAAGAACCCGGAAAATCTGGATGAAACCCGCGATGAAAAAGAACGTTTGGACGAGGCGTTACGGCTGAACAAGCCCTTGGCAACAGCCTACTATCTCAAAGAGGATTTGCGGCAACTGTGGTCCCAGCCGGACAAAGCGACGGCGGAGAAGGTGATCGCGGACTGGATCGCTAGGGCTGAAGCCTCGGATATCCGTCCTTTGCAGGTCATGGCGAGGACACTCGCTTCACATCGATTCGGCATCCTCGCCTACTACGATCACCCCATCTCATCAGGTCCCATAGAGGGAACGAACAACAAGATCAAAACACTGAAACGGCAGGCCTATGGCTACCGGGATACCGAGTTGTTCAAGCTCAGAATCATGGGCATTCATGAAGCGAAGTACGCTTTAGCCGGATGA
- a CDS encoding helicase-related protein — MAEKLNLLGNYVNRTRRLQVQENRPIRTPIVLSIEYTSQEEALYKAILKLVRLKCRLNNQPFHVFQVMTLQLMAASCLPMLADRILHEDLNADDNLLQEAMGTELPEKNQQAISRDDILGLRHLVNYDFKKHDSKFNKLLELIHGKLRDEKIIIFSFYRSTLAYLRDRLSSAGERVTSIHGGIKTEDRWKEIDRFKDPAGPRILLASEVGSEGIDLQFCRVVVNYDLPWNPMRVEQRIGRIDRVGQKAKQLSIVNFKIQGTIEERLFEKLYQKLDQFSNSLGDLDAVIGEEIKKLTIDLLSDDLTPQQEVARIDQAGQVIENQAVRSGLGSSDH; from the coding sequence ATGGCAGAAAAACTAAACTTGCTTGGAAACTACGTCAATCGGACAAGACGGTTACAAGTACAAGAAAACAGACCAATTCGCACTCCAATTGTCTTATCGATTGAGTATACCAGCCAAGAAGAGGCTCTATATAAAGCTATTCTCAAACTCGTTAGATTAAAATGCCGTCTCAACAATCAACCATTTCATGTTTTTCAGGTCATGACCCTTCAGCTAATGGCTGCGAGTTGCCTCCCTATGCTGGCTGACAGAATTCTCCATGAAGACCTAAACGCGGATGACAATCTGCTCCAAGAAGCCATGGGGACAGAACTACCCGAAAAGAACCAGCAAGCCATATCCAGAGATGACATCTTGGGACTTCGACATCTTGTCAATTACGACTTCAAAAAACATGATAGTAAATTCAACAAACTCCTTGAGCTAATCCATGGCAAGCTTCGTGATGAAAAGATAATTATTTTTTCTTTTTACAGATCGACGCTCGCTTACTTGCGAGATCGACTCAGTTCGGCCGGAGAAAGAGTAACGAGCATCCATGGCGGAATTAAGACTGAGGACCGATGGAAAGAAATCGATCGATTTAAAGATCCTGCCGGGCCTCGGATACTTCTCGCCTCAGAAGTTGGTAGTGAAGGCATAGACCTTCAGTTTTGCAGAGTAGTTGTAAACTATGATTTGCCTTGGAATCCAATGCGCGTTGAGCAACGAATCGGCAGGATTGACCGCGTAGGACAAAAGGCAAAACAATTATCCATTGTCAATTTCAAAATACAAGGAACCATTGAAGAACGTCTTTTTGAAAAGCTGTACCAAAAGTTAGACCAATTCAGTAACAGCTTGGGGGACCTGGACGCCGTCATTGGTGAAGAAATTAAAAAACTGACCATCGACTTACTCAGCGATGACCTGACGCCACAACAAGAGGTCGCTAGAATTGATCAAGCTGGCCAAGTCATCGAAAATCAGGCTGTCAGAAGTGGCCTCGGTTCTTCGGACCACTGA
- a CDS encoding DUF4391 domain-containing protein, with protein MKVLYHFPKAATFGRVLPKSKIYDFAKPGKKVKDRFVQEVEKITWAYKLSPETINIPANGVVREIQVITIALKLDTLSQNVLQTIDKAIPSPLFFVLGYNGKTRYAAAYKRPSEADKSKWVVGSYFESEWTDEEAAPTELPVALNMDGLYQSLLKRIAPLPLRKGESLGELATRVDELKAKERTAQQLEARMKKEKQFNRKVEMNRTLNLLNQEIDELQL; from the coding sequence ATGAAAGTCCTATATCACTTCCCAAAGGCTGCCACTTTCGGTCGGGTCCTGCCCAAAAGCAAAATTTACGATTTTGCCAAGCCAGGGAAGAAGGTGAAGGACCGTTTCGTCCAGGAGGTTGAAAAGATCACCTGGGCCTACAAACTGTCGCCGGAAACGATCAATATCCCCGCCAATGGCGTTGTCCGGGAAATTCAGGTCATAACGATTGCCCTCAAGCTAGACACATTGTCCCAGAACGTGTTGCAGACCATCGATAAGGCCATCCCTTCCCCCCTGTTCTTCGTGTTGGGATACAACGGCAAAACTCGCTATGCAGCCGCTTACAAGCGTCCCAGTGAGGCTGACAAATCCAAGTGGGTTGTCGGCAGCTATTTCGAATCCGAATGGACGGATGAAGAGGCCGCCCCTACGGAATTGCCTGTTGCCTTGAACATGGACGGATTGTACCAATCCCTCTTGAAGAGGATTGCCCCCTTGCCGCTCAGGAAAGGCGAATCGCTCGGTGAGCTGGCTACACGTGTGGACGAACTGAAAGCCAAGGAGCGTACGGCTCAACAGCTTGAAGCCCGCATGAAAAAAGAAAAACAGTTCAACAGGAAGGTTGAGATGAACAGGACGCTTAACCTTCTGAACCAGGAAATTGACGAGTTGCAACTCTAG
- a CDS encoding IS3 family transposase (programmed frameshift), whose protein sequence is MSKTRKRFSAEFKARVALDALSGEHTLSELASKYGVHPNQVSQWKKQAKEGIVASFSGKAVGRQDNGAQIKELHAKIGQLTVEKDFLQQAFQNLSCERRREVVDKTHPELSIRRQCRILKLYRSTYYYEPIGESPANLALMRRIDELFMELPFFGSRQMRNTLRDEGQRVGRERVRRLMRKMGLMAIYQKPKTSHPHPQHKTYPYLLRHKAITKPNQVWCADITYIPMTRGFLYLVAVMDWHSRAVLSWRLSNTMDADFCVSALEEALNRYGVPEIFNTDQGSQFTSYEFTRTLREAGIRISMDGRGRWMDNVMIERLWRSLKYECAYLREMGTGSELRQALAWWFDFYNNRRPHFAFDGKKPMEIYQNRSRPEGVPPLAWNERAA, encoded by the exons ATGTCCAAGACGAGAAAACGTTTCAGCGCGGAATTCAAAGCCCGAGTCGCCCTGGATGCCCTGTCCGGGGAACACACCCTGTCGGAACTCGCCAGCAAGTACGGCGTACACCCCAATCAGGTTTCCCAGTGGAAGAAGCAGGCCAAGGAAGGGATCGTGGCGTCCTTTTCAGGCAAGGCCGTCGGCCGTCAGGATAACGGGGCCCAGATCAAGGAGCTTCACGCCAAGATTGGCCAGCTCACGGTGGAGAAGGATTTTTTGCAACAAGCCTTC CAAAATTTGAGCTGTGAGCGAAGGCGAGAGGTGGTCGACAAGACTCACCCCGAGCTCAGTATCCGGCGGCAATGCCGAATTCTCAAGCTGTACCGATCGACGTACTACTACGAACCGATCGGCGAATCTCCGGCCAACCTGGCCCTTATGCGCCGAATCGATGAGTTGTTTATGGAGCTGCCGTTTTTCGGTTCCAGACAGATGCGTAATACCCTACGAGACGAAGGGCAAAGGGTCGGTCGTGAACGGGTACGACGTCTGATGCGTAAAATGGGCCTGATGGCGATTTACCAAAAGCCAAAGACAAGCCATCCGCATCCGCAACATAAGACGTATCCGTATTTGCTGCGGCACAAGGCGATTACGAAGCCCAATCAGGTTTGGTGTGCCGACATCACGTATATCCCCATGACACGCGGCTTCTTATACCTTGTGGCGGTCATGGACTGGCACAGTCGGGCCGTCCTGTCGTGGAGGCTCTCAAACACGATGGATGCTGATTTCTGCGTGTCTGCCTTGGAAGAAGCCCTGAATCGTTATGGGGTGCCGGAAATCTTCAACACCGACCAGGGATCACAGTTCACCAGCTACGAGTTCACACGGACGCTCAGAGAGGCTGGAATTCGTATCTCCATGGACGGTCGAGGCCGATGGATGGATAATGTGATGATCGAGCGTCTGTGGCGTTCGTTGAAATATGAATGTGCTTACCTGCGTGAGATGGGAACCGGAAGCGAACTGCGGCAAGCCTTGGCTTGGTGGTTCGATTTCTACAACAATCGACGTCCGCATTTTGCTTTTGACGGCAAGAAGCCGATGGAGATATATCAGAACCGTTCCAGGCCAGAGGGGGTACCCCCTCTGGCCTGGAACGAAAGAGCGGCGTAG
- a CDS encoding IS1595 family transposase, translating into MRKSRLSKDKQLRLIEHFVAGTTARCAADLVGVNVKTAAYYFHRLREIIAVEESCEGMDFGEFEVDESYFGGKRKGKRGRGAAGKVPVFGILKRGGKVYTQVIPDAKGKTLLPIIQERIQPDSVVYSDCWYGYNVLDVSAFKHFRINHSKLFADSHNHINGIENFWNQAKRHMRKFNGIPTKHFSLFLKECEWRFNNSNPRSQFKQLKQWVRRHMG; encoded by the coding sequence ATGCGAAAAAGTCGTTTGAGCAAGGACAAGCAGCTTCGTTTAATCGAACATTTTGTGGCTGGCACGACAGCTCGTTGCGCTGCCGATCTGGTTGGTGTGAACGTCAAAACAGCCGCCTATTACTTTCACCGGCTCCGGGAAATCATAGCGGTAGAAGAGTCCTGTGAAGGGATGGATTTTGGCGAATTTGAGGTCGATGAGAGCTACTTCGGTGGCAAGCGAAAGGGCAAAAGAGGACGTGGGGCGGCTGGTAAGGTTCCTGTTTTTGGAATCCTTAAAAGGGGCGGGAAGGTCTATACACAGGTGATTCCTGATGCGAAAGGTAAAACCTTGCTTCCCATTATTCAGGAAAGAATCCAGCCAGACAGTGTGGTTTACTCGGACTGCTGGTATGGCTACAATGTCCTTGATGTGTCAGCGTTCAAACACTTCCGAATCAACCACTCGAAGCTGTTTGCAGATAGCCACAACCACATCAATGGAATCGAGAATTTTTGGAACCAGGCCAAACGCCATATGAGGAAATTCAACGGCATTCCAACCAAGCATTTTTCTCTGTTTTTAAAGGAATGCGAGTGGCGTTTTAATAACAGCAATCCGCGAAGCCAGTTTAAACAACTGAAACAGTGGGTTAGAAGACATATGGGCTAG
- a CDS encoding molybdopterin-binding protein has protein sequence MKTVPVQEAVGMVLCHDMTRIVPGESKGPAFRKGHIIALEDIPTLLEIGKEHVYVLNLEKGRIHENEAAERIVRAAAGPGISLSSVSEGRINFEAEPGLLHINIEALRRINSIEEVVLATMHDGQQVTSPRAVAGTRVVPLVIDEKKIEQVEAICAEYPYVVGIKPFVHHNVGLVTTGSEVFHGRIKDKFGPVIRNKFSNLGSTVMGQRLSSDDPSMTRDAIMAFIAEGAEMVVVTGGMSVDPDDQTPTAIRATGAEIVTYGSPTFPGVMFMVAELDGVPILGLPGCVMYYRASIFDLIVPRLLAGEQITRDDIVDLGHGGFCATCDVCRYPVCPFGK, from the coding sequence ATGAAAACGGTCCCTGTCCAGGAAGCTGTCGGAATGGTTTTGTGCCACGATATGACACGTATAGTTCCGGGAGAATCCAAAGGTCCGGCATTCAGGAAAGGGCACATTATCGCTCTGGAAGATATTCCGACGTTACTGGAAATCGGCAAGGAGCATGTTTACGTTCTTAACCTTGAGAAAGGGCGCATTCACGAGAACGAGGCGGCTGAACGTATCGTTCGTGCAGCAGCCGGACCGGGTATCTCCTTATCTTCCGTTTCCGAGGGGCGCATCAATTTCGAGGCGGAACCGGGGCTCCTCCACATCAACATCGAAGCGCTGAGGCGTATCAATTCCATAGAAGAGGTTGTGCTGGCCACCATGCATGACGGGCAGCAGGTGACGAGCCCCCGAGCCGTGGCCGGGACCCGAGTCGTGCCGCTTGTCATCGATGAGAAGAAGATAGAGCAAGTGGAAGCCATCTGCGCCGAATACCCCTACGTGGTCGGCATCAAGCCGTTTGTGCACCACAACGTCGGCCTCGTGACTACAGGCAGCGAAGTCTTCCATGGTCGGATCAAAGATAAATTCGGTCCGGTCATCCGTAATAAATTTTCCAATCTCGGTTCAACAGTCATGGGTCAGCGGCTCTCTTCAGATGACCCATCAATGACCCGGGACGCCATCATGGCCTTCATCGCGGAGGGGGCCGAAATGGTGGTGGTGACTGGCGGTATGTCGGTGGACCCCGACGACCAGACACCCACGGCTATCCGGGCTACCGGGGCCGAAATCGTGACTTATGGTTCTCCTACCTTCCCAGGCGTCATGTTCATGGTCGCCGAGTTGGACGGCGTGCCCATTCTCGGCTTGCCCGGTTGCGTCATGTATTACCGGGCGTCGATTTTCGATCTTATCGTGCCGCGTCTGCTGGCCGGTGAACAAATCACCCGCGACGACATTGTGGATTTAGGACACGGCGGGTTCTGTGCGACGTGCGACGTCTGCCGTTACCCAGTCTGTCCCTTCGGGAAATAA
- a CDS encoding SNF2-related protein, whose amino-acid sequence MPAQTNPVVPFQKGQQVFNKANPSERGYYTGNYQEIPGITLVEIQFNDGSKKSLALNAVEVIDLASTSSLKEQLKAEYFGGKTDLRRLITYEKLKGTLHEVIYSMEAAQIDFYPYQFKPVLKFINSPTERLVLADEVGLGKTIESGLIWMEMQARHQSNRLLVVCPKILAEKWKDELKTKGAVPDN is encoded by the coding sequence ATGCCAGCTCAAACAAATCCCGTGGTTCCATTTCAAAAAGGCCAACAAGTTTTTAACAAGGCCAATCCATCAGAACGAGGCTATTACACGGGAAACTATCAAGAAATTCCCGGCATTACCCTCGTAGAAATTCAATTTAATGATGGCAGTAAAAAATCCCTAGCCCTAAATGCGGTTGAAGTTATCGACTTGGCATCGACATCTTCTCTTAAAGAACAACTGAAAGCCGAATATTTTGGGGGTAAAACCGACCTACGCAGACTTATCACTTACGAAAAACTGAAAGGGACTCTCCATGAAGTCATTTATTCAATGGAGGCAGCCCAAATCGACTTCTATCCATATCAGTTTAAGCCCGTCCTAAAATTTATCAATTCTCCAACAGAACGACTCGTTTTGGCCGACGAGGTCGGCTTGGGCAAAACTATTGAATCAGGCCTAATCTGGATGGAAATGCAGGCTCGCCACCAATCCAATAGGCTCTTGGTAGTTTGCCCCAAAATACTAGCCGAAAAGTGGAAGGACGAACTAAAAACCAAAGGGGCTGTACCAGATAACTAG